The Vanessa tameamea isolate UH-Manoa-2023 chromosome 2, ilVanTame1 primary haplotype, whole genome shotgun sequence genome has a segment encoding these proteins:
- the LOC113393781 gene encoding uncharacterized protein LOC113393781 — translation MALLYRATRLKDRADTHVFTFVVTRSVTREPDRDVTSKDFCCSHQRWAVAFNRSEASLGVYLVWRGVCEGMRVYVDFTFTLLSRDHFTANEGFSGKQVRFYAGCAAQGRGRCVSLAELNAKFADARGEFQLELSMSRVRTLYSWELRAPRLDTPPIAFAGFDWSVSATGGVGKEPLTLRLVRLSGEGQRCRIRYALALGEGERRIHSGPLECLCDTEGRTPPWTPRPPYRLLHKGVRLMVELVSARALAELSVPVAGRAATCYDRDKQAWALRCDTHSETVRLHMLYRDVHHVPRNHLRYVSWSAWLVRSAPAPGEPEAEELPGAPFENYYAQESADEGLMMETALRVEDVSRTGCPFLHPGGELQVRLEWSDTYLLFQATYHVYDDLCRLHAHQMRREIAALQAENYSLERQLFSYQKSLAYAQAQAGEPAVAETSGRRSPAERSLSTDTEYA, via the exons ATGGCGTTGCTGTACCGCGCGACGCGGCTTAAAGACCGCGCGGACACGCACGTCTTCACCTTCGTGGTCACACGTTCCGTCACCCGCGAGCCCGACCGTGACGTCACCTCCAAGGACTTCTGTTGCTCGCACCAACGATGGGCCGTCGCGTTCAATCGCTCCGAGGCTTCACTGG gtGTTTACCTAGTATGGCGGGGTGTATGCGAAGGCATGCGAGTTTACGTCGACTTCACTTTCACCTTGCTTAGTCGTGACCACTTTACAGCAAACGAAGGTTTCTCCGGCAAGCAAGTTAGATTTTACGCGGGTTGTGCAGCTCAAGGACGTGGACGATGCGTTTCACTTGCTGAACTCAACGCCAAGTTTGCGGACGCACGTGGCGAATTCCAGCTAGAACTAAGTATGTCACGTGTTCGAACTTTGTATTCATGGGAACTACGAGCTCCTCGTTTGGATACACCTCCCATAGCATTTGCCGGATTTGATTGGTCGGTGTCTGCAACCGGCGGTGTTGGAAAGGAACCACTTACATTGCGTCTTGTAAGACTATCTGGTGAGGGACAGCGTTGTCGTATCCGGTATGCGCTAGCCCTTGGAGAAGGAGAGAGACGGATACACTCTGGTCCTCTCGAATGCCTTTGCGACACAGAGGGTCGTACTCCACCGTGGACTCCTCGTCCTCCTTATCGTCTTCTTCACAAAGGTGTTCGACTAATGGTAGAATTAGTATCAGCAAGAGCCTTAGCGGAGCTATCGGTGCCTGTTGCTGGTCGTGCTGCTACGTGCTATGATCGAGATAAACAAGCATGGGCATTGCGTTGTGACACACATTCAGAAACAGTACGACTTCACATGTTGTACCGCGATGTCCACCATGTGCCGCGCAACCATCTACGCTATGTGAGTTGGTCGGCATGGTTAGTGCGATCTGCTCCTGCTCCAGGTGAACCAGAGGCAGAAGAGTTACCCGGGGCACCTTTCGAGAACTATTATGCTCAAGAGAGTGCGGACGAAGGACTTATGATGGAAACGGCTTTACGGGTTGAGGATGTATCCAGAACCGGGTGTCCATTTTTACATCCAGGCGGAGAACTTCAAGTGCGCCTTGAATGGTCCGACACATATCTCCTTTTTCAAGCTACTTATCACGTTTATGACGACCTTTGTCGATTACATGCACACCAGATgag aCGCGAGATAGCCGCGCTACAGGCGGAGAACTACTCGCTCGAGCGACAGTTGTTCAGTTATCAAAAGAGCCTAGCCTACGCTCAAGCACAGGCCGGGGAGCCAGCGGTAGCGGAGACTAGCGGCCGGCGCTCACCCGCCGAGCGGTCGTTGTCTACCGACACGGAGTATGCGTGA
- the LOC113393782 gene encoding uncharacterized protein LOC113393782 — MAQGKMKVKSKLPSGAKNKTKKSKGKAVTKRSNAPVRSKTQAIEKNKMKATVTKMVNKAAEQQLRSLAKDTPQLSAAQQRVAAAPTAPVPSK; from the coding sequence ATGGCTCAAGGTAAAATGAAAGTGAAAAGCAAGTTACCTTCAGGTgccaaaaacaaaacaaaaaagtcCAAAGGAAAAGCCGTAACTAAAAGAAGCAATGCCCCAGTCCGTAGTAAGACGCAGGCAATAGAGAAAAATAAGATGAAGGCTACTGTAACGAAGATGGTCAATAAAGCTGCTGAGCAGCAATTGCGGTCATTGGCGAAGGACACTCCGCAGCTGTCTGCAGCTCAGCAGAGAGTAGCAGCTGCTCCAACAGCCCCTGTaccttctaaataa